The Spinacia oleracea cultivar Varoflay chromosome 2, BTI_SOV_V1, whole genome shotgun sequence DNA segment ttttatgatttgccacttttagaagctaccttttacgacagttactatttttagcaggtttccataaatagcaggtttcgggtgaaatgaaaaggggaattgagattcgtttattttataggatatgcgttgtcaagtggagatttacgctttcatcatcgaacctttccctttcaggaatggggacaaaagtaggtgtctacactggTGGGCTGGTGGCCcacttgtaggggaatacagttaaacatacatatcatctgcggaacaatccccaaagccaggaaacatgtataaagcacagattaagcaaacttacattcgaagcgtgttttcccaagtaatctgtcaatgaacacgaacaaagaactccacttgtcgttcctctacttggttcatcgacacgttcagatccgccttgattattgtagcttagacaaagtacaaggtttttgctttttgggatgaacagttttcacagagagaaaactgaagaacgtaatattaGAATTAGGTTCAGGGTTATTGGAAAACTGAATGTGTGTTGTATgttggaaaaatataattaacctaattatattaatgatgtaaccggccaagaccaaggggccttgaccggccacaccacACAACCACACGGACACCCCCGCACGCAACCCACACTGCAGGctgaagcccacagcgcgcagccgagcagcatgggcAATGGGCCTCGTTGGCTCGCTGCTGTGCTGCTGCGCGTTAGCGCGCACGCTGCCACGCcccgcgggctggcttgctcgcgagctcgctggctcgttgggccttgcgcgcttgcgtgctcggctcgacgggccggcagctccgatgctcttcgtattcgcgactaataccttgcggctattatttatcgtatcgtatccgacaaatcaccgtcgtacgatacgattattcgtttcgcccagcttacgaatattcgcgatgcgatatacgattccgatgcaaggtcgtatcgtataatacgttttccaaaactaattcccgaaaagctattaaatgaatttaagattcatttaatccggtgatctgttacatgccactcactgatcggaagcattgctccagctagctgttccgatcacttgatctcactgaattaattgttcgcaattaatctgaaccttggtattagactaaatgcaccttggatgaaggacatatttcctttagtctcccacgtgtcattcagacaagtgtgcattcacattcctttgtcgcttagtgttacttactgaacataaggtaagacccaagccatccttattaggtccaaaagtgtttctcggatcACAGAGCTCAACtcttaaacttttacagaaggttaagccttaaccattctgagcacggccatgcattttacagtatctaactctccgagaggccttgttacacaacaacacaatatcctatcaaagatatgaTGACAATCCATTCTCGCAatatatgaacactcactttgatttatagaacgcccaataactgcttttataacctccttttacggtgcgatgtttagcaagcatcaaagcgaactaattctcaaacgagcagacataatccctcatgttctgaggaatggttctaatcaccattaatgagaactacttatgacatgactttaatctcttaaagtgttctcatggtcaatccgatacaagatccaataagtatctatgcaaaagattctgacatccagtcaaactagttcaagaaacagaaccaaaaatctacttgcaatctaatcttcactAGTCATTGaaagtcattggtcgtccacctttcaatgacctggattagggatcctttgtgacttcaatattcaagttcacttatgggtgtttctttatcgaagaatccatcttgacatcccatttgaatgttttgaatcacatggacttatcatttaatactaaaccaaaattaaatgaatatgaaataataatttcataaatgataaatgtttaaaccaaatgcttaccaatttgtgggcctctaacccaaaatcaagcatttaatgttttacagatataggcctttcacccaatacttaaaacattcatggaactcaaatttgattccatttctgcatacgaatgttgtgtctcattcaatgcagaggtttagtttatcatacttttctattcttagcatcctttatatcgaaagccttttgatgtaagatgaaaagatcattgaatatgtttatagaatgatctagtctttcattgctgttagaatgattatcatattcaaaatagaaaattatccaGATAGCAGAATTGTGATCatcctgagttcattgaagaactcccactagaaacaattccatttcattgcttcttaggctataattaattaatttcaattatgtagatttgcaaatgatgccatccttttggaatactccaaccagttcacagagatgtgggagatacatctttcaactgagaactttggaaactaatcattgattcagtttcccatgcatcacatatggtttagaacctatattaccaccttttaatcacgacgcctaaatgcccgtgtatgtttgtggtttgcctaacaacaagattcaactttttcttaggaaaatgcatgtagcatcaaaactttagttcatcttcactttctcttatcaagtgctcatcctacatatccaaatgtgttggatgttcttgatattgttctaatgatctttgatctagatTAATAGAGATTGGTAAAAATTCGTCACGAtctaatgttcacgagttatcttggcgatctatatattacatcatacatgattgattgtaatgcaaaaaccattcgcattttaaaatctatccatgtaacttttagctttattttgtttcaagagatactgaatcttgctaaaatcttggcagtgccatgtgatataaggtgaaggaacctcttcaaggtccttcatgttttAACTTTAATGATAACATCCTAGCTTTATGctttagttaaagcattcattacttagacttactcacatgggttgagagtctcttatGAGTCTCTCTATTGTGTTTGATtcagtaattacttttacataatccaaacaacgcttcaaatcctatccaatagatctttaacccaatatgttctaagtttcgccatggttctaatattcacatatactttcaaatctaaccatttagaatttgaatgtcattttcaatagagagatatgtatctcatatatatagaatcaataaacttgacttagctcccactaaactctttatctacaagatgatccatattttcataaagccatgatttctcaatagcccttttgaaaaatatgttccaattcccacatgctttaatctactaatagatttcttaagatttctcttttatctagcatccaaaacttttacattgtgtgatgtacacaattcctttatacaagtccaattgaggaaggtgtttcgttttccaattgccatatttccatatgcaatgatagctagatttatccaaaatagttcaagcattccgacttggtgaaaaagatttcaacattatcaatgcCGTGAAGTtatttacaatctttaaccaccaatctagcttctcttttctatgtgtatacaatatcatctttgtatattttgaaaacatgtttgcaaccaatgggagtgaaccccttatgcaaatcaacgttgtatgtttagtaAACATGTTTACAACTAATGAGAGTTGACCCTTtgtgcaaatcaacgttctatgtttagaaaacatgtttgcaactaatgggagtgaatcctttatgcaaatcaaccaaatcatagatttaattctttaagatgaaggtaccttggatgaaatggcctcaaaccattttgtatggcctcgaaccgtAGTTAGGtttttgatggcctcaaaccatacttgggaatttttaattcgtcgtagctaacatgtaagtcgtatgttcttgaagcactttccaaagtcttcatagttttcattcctcaagatatctatgtatctatcttggttgaattctattccttatacgatttacctaggtattgaacatcaaatgttagtgtctataaagacattactcaagtcctttgagtattaggattctcttgaagcacttctaaagtcttcctgaagctcttccaaaggcttctaagtatggagcttttccaaagactcctaagtatcctacatttgtttgttgcttgactcgaagttcacTTCCAGggcatttttctcccacttgcctttttggaaatatgatggtttcctaaaagacattatctagagcaacaatcatatgttctcagatttgtggtagctagaatcaataccttttgtttctatgagtcgctcataaagaaacatatatatattcttgagtttgtttgatgtaaacactaactcccactgggtttgacaacccgagatatatatatgtactgaaaagatgtactgaaccaaagttcaatccttatgacatcttatccttagctttgacaactttgtttagtgtgatagtcacttgagagtatcatttagaaactgtataggaaaatagtcgtgattatcgttaatcgaatagattccgatttctccatttggacataccatattcttattgagcttcgattgtcataatgccatataaacaatctagataatctttcttggctcatgcaaacatcactttgactcagcctagatgttccaaaattcttgccaagtttgattttatacccttttgtgaatcgcattgtagcatttcacatatttcacgttgagtaaatatagccatattttctcaaattcttgtgaaataggtaaatcataaaatctatctttggccaatgaactttattgtctagaaacttctaacaatagtctatttttatgtcatgttcaacaagcaagacccacgtgtcttaaattaaccaactttcagaaatccatgccatggaatcttggtatgttgttttgttgatatggtcgtattgttaggttatgatacatataaatcatatattaatcatgcggaaaaaccataaagccaggaatccaaattaattgccacataacaattagcataatttaggatacatacactttgtagcgtgccctccctagctgcgcacgaaccaaacaagaacaagtctaggactccaaatgtcgtcccttcgcagatagtccacagcacgttcggatccgccttagatttaattaactagaattgcacctaaggtattatgaatatattcgaatatttttaggcaaatattagtcttagttttaatccttaaaactaggtaaataattgaaattatgtgtgcataaatttgtgaatgccatcacatatttatagggtaggaataatggaattagaagtctactaggattcaagtattctaaatctattagaattagagtttacttaaaactagtaacttagaaattaatcttttaatctaatcctaattgcttaaagattcgatgcatgcacaaacttcaacacacacgagcacggcgCACAAGAATGCAGGCCATGCCCACGCGCGGAGAAGCCCAACGCAGGCTCGCAGCCCACACGCTGCTTCGCAGCCCAAGTGCTGCTCGCAGCCATGGGCGCGCTgcgcctggccttgcgctgggccttgcgtgcctttggcttgctgtgttgctcatgccttgcgcgctgggcttgctaggcgtggaccttgcttcgtgctgggccttcgtctagcaacactagtggaaaaagggtcatttgcatcgcacttttaagcacatttgcgtcgcacatcgtgcgtggcaaaagctctcgacgcaaatgactaaaagtcatttgcgtcgcacatttgtgcgacgcaaatgaaccttatttgcgtcgcacaattagctaatgtgcgacgcaaataacttttcaggcatggtgctgaaaagtcatttgcaacgcacattagctaaatgtgcgacgcaaatgacttttcaatatgttaaaaaaaatgtcatttgcaacgcacattagctaaatgtgcgacgcaaatgacttttcaatatgttaaaaaaaatgtcatttgcaacgcacattagctaaatgtgcgacgcaaatgacttttcaatatgttaaaaaaaatgtcatttgcgtcgcagattagctaaagtgcgacgcaaatgacttttggatattctaaaaaaaatgagttgctgattttatttaatccatagattaaataaaataagcagcTTTCAGTACTAGTATATTCAgagcataaaaataaaagtaaactaggtgaaaattttgacaatatttcctttgtaatttgaccctccccaataccgggaatgttataatacattaatatatacctgtcaaaacagtttacaacccaataaaaggcaaattcaccatagatcaaccaacatgttgataacctaactacactttaaacataaaagtttaagtAAATATTACAATAAACTAGCTAAATATCGACATTGCTCATAATGTAATCAGcccaaagaaaacaaacaaaaatagcaGAACAATCACATTCTTAGCAACAAAGGCAATACATATTCACCcttattaagaaaagaaaaacattagAGTTGCATAACCCCAAACCTACTCTCAACAGGAGGTATAATAGTCTGCTAGTCTTGCTACCATTTGCAGTTTGAATTGCATTCAGAACAATTATATTCATATAAGgaaacaataattaaacctCAATTATATGGGAACATTTCAGAAAAAGTAATAAACGCTAGCAAGAATTGGGGAATCAACCACagaacattaaaatttgaacttaGACCTCACAATAATCAAACACACGAGCTGTTATTTATTGTATGCACAAAATGGCAATGTGAAAAACATGTATCATTGGATAAGCAActgaacatttcaaacataagacATCCAAGGTGAGCAAGGGTGAAACCTGTAATCAGGTCTAAAGTCATGTCCCCATTTTGAAACACAATGTACTTCATCGATGGCAAATAAAGCTATTCCACGGTTCTCCGCAAGCCTCTGAAGTGGACTTATTAGTATGCATTATACACCTCATCAGACAGTGAAAGCTGACATCATACAGTCCCAAGTGACAACAGCAGGGCATTTAGAAACAATTCAAACTACAAGCAATACCAGATGATGTACAAATGTGTTCACCTAAGCAGTGTTTCGAGGCAAACGTATACAACGGAATACATGCCATTCATTGCTTTCTTCTCAACGGTGTTATCTGGTTGTCCTGATCCAAGGAAACATGCAGAGATGCCATGTTTTGATAGCTTTAAGCACTGGTCATGCATCAAGCTTATCAATGGAGAAATCACGACCACGACCTTCCTTGTCAAAAGCGCAGGTAGCTGAAAGCACAGAGATTTCCCTGTAGAAACATTAAAGCCTCAAAAACATTGACACAGTATATACATTGTACAAAGGATTCAAGAAGAAATGCACAGAAAAGGGAGAATaagaatcagaaaataaatacCAGACCATGTTGCTGCAAGAACAAGACAGTCTTGCTGAGAAAACCAAGCACCAAGAGCTTCCATTTGAAAACTTTTCAACCCGGAGTACCCAAAATGTTTACGCAGCAGGCTGTTGGCTTTCTGGTCCCAGTCTGGTCCAAGTTCTACATCCTCTACTGTTCTATGGGCTGAGTTCAGACTGTAAGATGTCAGCGAAGATTTCTTCAAGGTTCCAAAAGACTAAATTAGTTGTTTTTTCTGTCATATATGTGGCATATGTGTGTCTATTAAGTTCTTGCTTCTACTGCAGGGTTGCCTAGCAATCATGGTAGACAAAGAAAAAAATCCAAAGGTAAATCTTACTGAATTTTTTCAACTGGATGGACTATATGTTTCATGATATTGTCTTAGCTAGTTAATGAATCTCTTTTAAGAGTTCGacataatcaaaatcctaaaatcaaaatcaaaatctagggttcaaacaatcaaaatttagattcatctgaaatcaaaatcctaaaatcaaaatcaaaatcctaaacagATTCGACATAATCAATAACAAACTACAACAtctgaaatcaaaatcctaaaatgAAGAGTTCAAACAATCGTAAAATAAATACTCAAAATCACCAACTAACTAACATAATTAAGCCCTAGATTCATCAAAACAATATGAAAAAGTtgcaaaattaattaaacatggaaatcacggtagggagagagaaaatacctTTAGATCGAAACAAGGTATTCAAGGTCGGTGGCGATAAAAACCGAAACTCCAGCACCAACACTTCGGCGTTGTTATGGCGGTGTAACTCGGGACCAACTCGGTCTGAGTCGACTCAACAGATTCCCCAAAAACTCAGCCCCACTTCCACCGCACCCAGATGAGTCGCCGCCGAGTCATCCACCTCAGAGCTGGAGTTTGCAGAGAATGCGGCTTGAAATCCGGCTGAAGACGTCATCGCTTTCAGATCTGGGTTTGCCTCCTTCGTATTCGCTaagcttgaattttaaaacaaatttgagATATTGGGATGATTTGGTGAGAGGAGACTTTGAAGGGAAAGCTCGATACTGATTCTGAAGGAGAGACAGAGAAGCTTTGGAATTTCAACAATGGAGATCTGGAaattatgagagagaaagagtttgGGGAGGCAGGAAATGTATGAGGGAGAAAGGGAATGGGAGCAGGGCGTCGCaccaaattaaaaaagaaaaggaaaaggtaataattaaattttaattagaaaccgAAATTTTTTTACCTCCTTTGCGTCGCcgattagtaaatctgcgacgcaaaggaggtaatattttgcgtcgcattattattaatctgcgacgcaaatgactttaagaacatcttagagtcatctgcgtcgcagattagtaattctgcgacgcaaatgactaattttaatgcttaaaactgtcaattgcgtcacatgtttaaatgtgcgaggcaaatatggtgatgcaaatgattgtttttccactagtgcaagCTCATCCGAttcttatttcgtacgacgcgcttccgattaattttccgattccggaattcatttccgattcgaacaatatttaatatttccgattccggaattaatttccgtttcgaacaaatatttaatatttccgattccggaattattttccgattccgataatatttccgattctgacaatatttccgtttccggcaatattttcgattccggcaatatttccatttccgataatattttcggatacgtaccatgtttccgtttccggcaatatctacgacttggataatatttatatttccgatacgatccatatttccgtttccggcaatatcatcgtttccggagtatccataattttccttttgacgatttcagctcccactggaactgagatccgtcgattccgaatatccataaatggagtatttaattcacttaaatacttgattcgttcacgtactatttgtgcgaccctacgggttcagtcaagagtaagctgtggattaatattattaattccacttgaactgaagctgcctctagctaggcatacagttcactttgtctcactgaattattaacttgtataattaacactgaaccgcatttattagacttagaattaaatgcatacttggaccaagggcattatttccttcacgtatGACATTGcaaaagatatgtggaacacaaatcaaagtgtttgatttaaaccttctgaagtttgagtgtgaagagattcgtttgtttattaatcaatcatatgactcaacccttaaatgaccatttcattcaaataaacacccaacgaatgtttttgtttactttgaatgtgagtccttccgttgtccaaacagaaattgattatgatgattaatggaacataataccactaagttccagcctttagaaggactttaaaacaaacatgatgaccctacaattaatgtagcgcaactttgcttcatttcccacttgtaggtcaataaccagacttagatcccggaatttgagttcttaacaagagttagaacctcaagcggtaatctaataccataggagtttatttgctaagtcgtttctctttaacgcaaacttttaggtagaaattgaatcttgaattcatttcttttgttcccctttcctatcctttctagcacgttttcttatagtcctaaagattttactctttgcttgatcttcttactttgttatgcttacaaagtccctttcttttattcattttgaatgaccgcatccaatgagtctagttcattatcgaatcaaaagaaaattggttgttaaccattggttatacatgagtctttaactcaatacttcattattccaaaactacccagtattctgaatatatgaggtccaattggtctaccattcaaattttagtttgaaaacaaccatgaagatcattataagaaaatagcattcaagatacgctctcattctCCTTTTCTCTGAGAATCGCtgtcaaaattagttaccaatcgatcgaggaaatatcgcaatctattgtccgaacgcaataaagttgaagatttacgattctacaaaatgaactagcaaagaaaacatttatcatactttaataacttgaaataaaagcattcatgcaatcatcaaagctattaaacatttcattcatgcaaaattaaaacatggtccaaaaatgaatgaaatgattccaagaccctaaaagtcctaaatccttaagcagctttggcatgtcttaagtagtttaagattcaaGGTAAGCAAaatctattgctagtaatctccaaattactcttggttaataaattaataccataatttatcccattgccacaacataatgccattgttgtttgagttgaaaccacaatcaacgtgcttctttgggacgccttaccatctaagtcaactaatatagcacctcgctttggcgtaaacctactacgttagatccttagatttttgtaagtgcttgatttggaaggcaatttttaaactcaatattactttggacctagttgtttctatgttggttcgattatttagtgaacttaatttaatcgagtcatacaaacaacctattcatgcataatatacattcattcaagcataatacaaatgaagtgcataaataataggtgaactagtatggcccaaaacatcttgtcttgaagcatccaatcttcttcaccatcttgttagcttggcatcgtctagaatcttcattcaattgctaacttaaagttctaaactagaaatacttgaaagtaaataaaaggaaatttttgtatttactaccttaaaaatacaccacttttgcatttactaccttatgaaatttttattttaaattactaccttaaacttccaattttttttttatttactaccactttgcagttttctcattttaaaattaagatatctctttcgtttcttaatcgtttaatgtGATTCAAAGATCATTATTCTCCTTtctctatagggatttcattgagaacgacatttcaaaacaattcgtttgataattcatatatattttaaacttttacaaataatatttaattcgttttatcttttacaaaattttaaaagcaagatccctatggaatccttacatataaatgagaagaatgggctttaaatcacttaaaatgattaagaaacgaaagagatatctcaattttaaaatgagaaaattgtaaagtggtagtaaataaaaataaattggaactttaaggtagtaatttaaaataaaattttcataaggtagtaaatacaaaagtggtgtattttcaaggtagtaaataccaaaaaatcctaaataaaattacatcaaaatttccatggttcgcagaccatatttaaaactttacattcaaagatagaacggttgcagaccatatttaactatcctaaaatggccatactagtcacttggagtaccagcattacataaaatatccattatatgcattcacccattcgtatgcaagtatttacgtgaattaattaaaattcacgttcacataaacgcgtcctaaaagattaatcaatttccaaattattaatccttagacgttattctaattaaaacaaaatttaattaaaataatgggacctacaaaaataattaaaataattatttcatttttaatttcatttagcggctcccactcaaaccaatagtTATTccagataattaattatttaaatattaaattaaactcacggcccggcccaagttaaataaaataattataaattatcccgttagcccaaattaatgcaaacataaaggtcaagcccaacgaaaacaaaaaaaattgttcgtGTGCATGCGcaggctaggcttgcgcccagcccaacatCGCacggtgtggcctacgaggcacacgagcaaggcCCATGCACCTCGCAGTCGCGCCCACGTACCCGCATCATGCTGCTGCCCCTATGTGCTCGTCGCTGCGCAGAGCAAGGCGaggtgccttgcttgctcgcagctatggcaagccaaggcacctgccttgctcgccccttcctcgcccagcgcgcgcggcacgcagcacgcTGCTACTGCCGGCGTTGTTGTGGCTCGGCACTAGCGTGTCATCCCgcgtggctcgtcgagccacacgtcAACCCCACCTTaagttcgtgcctttggttcgcgcctacggaccaacttaatttttaaaaaaaattaatttcacaaacgtttgcattaagttatttttcattaaaaaaaattacgatttttattttcgaaaaataacgatttttgcgatttaattaatttaacaacaatccaatttcgttaaaattattaaatcaaggctaacattattcaaattttaagaacgaatgatttcaaatgaaaattttaaatgttaaataatcaaatcaaaaactttaaatcgttctaaacattttaatt contains these protein-coding regions:
- the LOC130467216 gene encoding ATP-dependent DNA helicase Q-like SIM encodes the protein MEALGAWFSQQDCLVLAATWSGKSLCFQLPALLTRKVVVVISPLISLMHDQCLKLSKHGISACFLGSGQPDNTVEKKAMNGMYSVVYLSLSDEVYNAY